From a region of the Panicum virgatum strain AP13 chromosome 2K, P.virgatum_v5, whole genome shotgun sequence genome:
- the LOC120664716 gene encoding peptidyl-prolyl cis-trans isomerase FKBP16-4, chloroplastic-like isoform X2 produces the protein MELSVVPSTSLSPRRAPPLPARRAARRPAFACRCSCSPGESPGATRRWFASLLAAAAVVGVGVAGGEAGAVSTSRRALRASKIPESEFTTLPNGLKYYDIKVGSGAQAVKGSRVAVHYVAKWKGITFMTSRQGLGVGGGTPYGFDVGNSERGNVLKGLDLGVEGMKVGGQRLIIVPPELAYGKKGVQEIPPNATIELDVELLSIKQSAFGTPVKIVEG, from the exons ATGGAGCTCTCCGTCGTGCCTTccacctccctctccccgcgccgcgcccctcCACTCCCGGCCaggagggcggcgcggcggccggccttcGCAtgccgctgcagctgctccccgGGCGAGTCCCCCGGGGCCACCCGGCGGTGGTtcgcctccctcctcgccgccgccgcag TGGTGGGAGTTGGCGTGGCCGGAGGGGAAGCCGGCGCGGTGTCCACCAGCCGGAGGGCG CTCAGGGCGTCCAAGATTCCGGAGAGCGAGTTCACAACCCTGCCAAATGGCCTCAA GTACTATGACATCAAGGTAGGAAGTGGGGCTCAAGCTGTTAAAGGATCCCGTGTCGCG GTACATTATGTGGCCAAGTGGAAGGGCATCACGTTCATGACAAGCAGGCAGGGTCTCGGTGTTGGAGGTGGAACG CCATATGGATTTGATGTTGGCAATTCTGAGAGAGGCAATGTTTTAAAAGGACTGGATCTTGGGGTTGAGGGTATGAAAGTTGGTGGCCAG AGGTTGATCATCGTTCCTCCTGAACTGGCGTATGGAAAGAAAGGTGTCCAAGAAATTCCTCCAAATGCAACCATTGAG CTGGATGTTGAGTTACTATCAATCAAGCAGAGTGCATTTGG GACTCCTGTGAAGATCGTCGAAGGATAA